A part of Nitrososphaerota archaeon genomic DNA contains:
- a CDS encoding ribonuclease HI, which translates to MELSAFVDGSGGDNSGYGYFIKETGESFYEKKPGITNNQAEYLGIISVLEKF; encoded by the coding sequence ATGGAACTTAGTGCTTTTGTGGATGGTTCTGGAGGGGACAATTCCGGCTATGGTTATTTCATAAAGGAAACGGGCGAATCCTTCTATGAGAAAAAGCCCGGAATCACAAACAATCAGGCGGAATATCTAGGAATAATATCGGTATTGGAAAAATTTG
- a CDS encoding deoxyhypusine synthase → MEGNRAVKDISIKDGDDIQSIFNQMSLSGGFESRNLTDGLEILSTMINDKECVKFLSFVAAITSTGLRGIIADMLKKKMFDVVITTCGALDHDIARYFSNYLEGSFTLDDADLLEKNIHRLGNVLVPMESYGPIIEEKMQAFLEAAYKSGKREMSTADIARMIGENLGEGSFLYWAAKNNIPVVVPGIVDGAVGSQIWMFAQKHSDFKLNMVADGELLSSLVFKAKKSGAFMMGGGISKHHTLWWNQYRDGLDYAVYVTTAQEFDGSLSGALVREAISWGKVTQNAKQTTIHAEITTILPFLYSALLSRVK, encoded by the coding sequence ATGGAAGGTAATCGAGCAGTAAAAGACATTTCAATAAAAGACGGCGATGACATTCAGAGCATATTTAATCAAATGTCACTGTCTGGCGGCTTTGAATCAAGAAATCTTACTGACGGCCTTGAGATTCTCTCAACAATGATAAATGACAAAGAATGCGTCAAGTTTCTCTCATTTGTTGCAGCAATCACATCCACTGGACTACGGGGAATAATTGCTGACATGCTCAAGAAAAAAATGTTTGATGTTGTAATTACTACATGCGGCGCGCTAGATCATGACATTGCACGATATTTCTCGAATTATCTGGAAGGATCATTTACTCTAGACGATGCAGATCTTTTGGAAAAAAATATCCACAGACTGGGTAACGTGCTTGTCCCAATGGAAAGCTACGGCCCAATAATTGAGGAAAAGATGCAGGCATTTTTGGAAGCAGCCTACAAGTCAGGTAAAAGGGAAATGTCCACTGCAGACATTGCCAGAATGATAGGCGAAAACTTGGGAGAAGGCTCATTTTTGTACTGGGCAGCCAAGAATAACATTCCAGTAGTGGTGCCTGGAATAGTGGATGGTGCAGTGGGAAGCCAGATCTGGATGTTTGCCCAAAAACACAGCGATTTCAAACTTAATATGGTGGCCGACGGCGAGCTTCTGTCCTCACTTGTATTCAAGGCAAAAAAGTCCGGCGCCTTCATGATGGGTGGCGGAATATCAAAACATCATACCCTTTGGTGGAACCAGTATCGTGACGGCCTTGACTATGCTGTTTATGTCACCACTGCACAAGAGTTTGATGGAAGCCTTAGCGGCGCACTTGTCAGAGAGGCAATTTCATGGGGCAAGGTAACACAAAATGCAAAACAAACCACAATCCATGCAGAAATAACCACAATCCTGCCGTTTCTTTATTCTGCGCTTTTATCTAGAGTAAAATAG